Proteins co-encoded in one Tenrec ecaudatus isolate mTenEca1 unplaced genomic scaffold, mTenEca1.hap1 Scaffold_83, whole genome shotgun sequence genomic window:
- the LOC142436911 gene encoding translationally-controlled tumor protein-like, with protein MIIYRDLISRDELFSDMYKIWEITGGLCLEVEGTMVRRAQGHIYDALIGGNASAEGTEGDGPEHKVVTDVDIVMNHHLQETSFTKEAYKRYIKDYMKSLKGKLEERKPERMKPFMTANFKKYQFFQGENTIPDGMVALLDYCEGGGTPYMIFFKDGLEMEKC; from the coding sequence ATGATCATCTACCGGGACCTCATCAGCCGAGATGAGCTGTTCTCTGACATGTACAAGATCTGGGAGATCACGGgcgggctgtgtctggaagtggagggCACCATGGTCCGCAGGGCCCAAGGCCACATCTATGACGCGCTCATCGGCGGCAACGCGTCCGCCGAAGGCACCGAGGGCGACGGGCCCGAGCACAAGGTGGTCACCGACGTGGACATCgtcatgaaccatcacttgcaggaGACCAGCTTCACCAAGGAGGCCTACAAGAGGtacatcaaggactacatgaaatccCTCAAAGGCAAGCTGGAGGAGCGGAAGCCGGAACGCATGAAGCCCTTTATGACCGCCAATTTCAAGAAGTACCAGTTCTTTCAGGGCGAGAACACGATTCCCGACGGCATGGTGGCCCTGCTGGACTACTGCGAGGGCGGCGGGACCCCGTACATGATCTTCTTCAAGGACGGCTTAGagatggagaagtgctga